Sequence from the Candidatus Deferrimicrobiaceae bacterium genome:
GCTGGGCGGGTCGCGCAACCTCAAGGTGTTCCTCGATGCGCTGGCGATGCTGTTCCGGGACCATCCCGACCTTGCGGATAAAGCCGGACTCGACGTCTACGGCACCGTCGACCGGCTGTCGCGCGCGCTCATCGAGGCGTTCCCGTGGGCGAACGCCGTGACGATCCACGGCCGGGTGCCGCGGAGGGAATCGCTCGCCGCGATGCGCCGGGCCGACGTCCTGCTTCTCATCCAGAACACGGAAGAGTTTTCGATCGAGACGATCCCGTCGAAGACGTATGAATACCTCCATGCGGGGCGCCCGGTGCTCGGCCTCGTCTACCGGAACCCGGAGCTCTACGCGATGCTGGAGGGCGCCGGCCACGTCGCGGCCGACGGCGCCGACCCTGCGGCGGTCAAGGAGGCCGCCCTGCGGCTGATCCTGTCCCGGGAATCCGCCGGGGAATCCGCCCCCAAGCCGTCGCCGTACACGGTCGCCGCTGCGGTCGATGCCCTCGCGTCGCTGGGCGCATCACTGGGGAAGCGAGCGTGACGGCTCCCGCACCACTTCCGAAGGCCAGCGTCCTCGTCGTGACCTGGAACGGGCTCGCGGAGGCGACGATCCCCTGTCTCGACAGTCTCTTCGCCGGGACGACCTTCCCCGACTTCGAGGTGGTCGTCGTCGACAACGGATCGACCGACGGCACGCGGGAATACCTGGTGGCGCGCGCGGTCCGCGAGCCGCGCCTCAAGATCCGGCTCAACGACACGAACCGCGGTTTCGCCGGCGGCAACAACGACGCGATCCGGGAGGCGTCCGGCGACCTCCTCGTCCTGCTCAACAACGACACACAGGTATCGGAAGGATGGCTTGAGCGGCTGTGCGCGCCGCTCCTGCGCGACCCGTCCGTCGGCCTTGCGGGCCCCGTTTCCAACGCGGTCGGCAACGAACAGCAGATCTTCACGCGCGGAGAGAGCCCGGCCGAACTCCTCGAGGAAGGGGCGGCCTGGACGCGGGCGTCCCGCGGGGACACGTTCGAGACCGGCCGGCTCGGCTTCTTCTGCGTCGCCACGCGCCGGGACGTCGTGGAAAAGGTCGGGGCGCTCGACGAGGGCTACGGGCTCGGCTTCTTCGAGGACGACGATTATTGCCTCCGGGTCCGGAACGCGGGCTATCGCCTGATCTGCGTCGAGGATGTCTTCATCCATCACCGGGGCAGCGTCTCGTTCGGGAAGGTGCCGGGCGTGGTCCGGTCGTTGCTCAAGGCGAACCGGCGGCGGCTCGAAGGGAAGTTCGGCATCTGCCACGATCCGCCGCACCCGAGGGAGCGCCAGCTCGACCTCGCCGAAGCGTACCTGGCGCAGGGCGGCGACCCGGAGAGGATCGCGGCCAAGGTCCGGAACCGGCTGGCCGCCGCCCTGCGGCTCACGCCGAAGGGGTGGCTCAAGCGGCTTCGGTTCGCCGCCCGGCTGAAGCGGATCCGGAGGCGGCTCGAGGCGTTCGTAACCGGCGGTGGGGCCGGAATCGAAGCCGACTGAAGATTTCCCACGGTCGCTCCGATAAGAAACTGGTGGTGCCGTTTCGAATCCATTGACCGAAGAGGTTATCGAGAATGATTCCCCCCGGTGATTCCCCGAACCAGGACGGTCGCGAAGACCTGCTCCAGGAGGCCGAACGGCTGCTCCTGGCGGACCGCGAGAAGGAGTCCGGCGAGGCCGGGCCCGTCCGGGCGTTCCTCGTGTTTTCGCTGGGCCGGGAGTGGTACGCGATCGACTTGTCCAGCGTCAGGAAGGTGTTGCGCCCGGCGTCTTTTGCCCGCGTGCCGGGGGCGTTGCCCGAG
This genomic interval carries:
- a CDS encoding glycosyltransferase, encoding MTAPAPLPKASVLVVTWNGLAEATIPCLDSLFAGTTFPDFEVVVVDNGSTDGTREYLVARAVREPRLKIRLNDTNRGFAGGNNDAIREASGDLLVLLNNDTQVSEGWLERLCAPLLRDPSVGLAGPVSNAVGNEQQIFTRGESPAELLEEGAAWTRASRGDTFETGRLGFFCVATRRDVVEKVGALDEGYGLGFFEDDDYCLRVRNAGYRLICVEDVFIHHRGSVSFGKVPGVVRSLLKANRRRLEGKFGICHDPPHPRERQLDLAEAYLAQGGDPERIAAKVRNRLAAALRLTPKGWLKRLRFAARLKRIRRRLEAFVTGGGAGIEAD